The following coding sequences lie in one Pseudoalteromonas sp. Scap06 genomic window:
- the map gene encoding type I methionyl aminopeptidase, whose protein sequence is MSAVIKTPEEIEKMRVAGRLAADVLEMIEPHVVPGITTDELNTICHDYIVNVQDAVPAPLNYHGFPKSICTSVNHVICHGIPNDKALKDGDSVNIDITVIKDGYHGDTSKMFHVGTPNIQGKRLAEVTQESLYLAIKMVKPGVRLGDIGAAIQKYAESFNYSIVREYCGHGIGSEFHEEPQVMHYGKAGTGETLKAGMCLTIEPMVNAGKRQCKLLKDDWTVVTKDRSLSAQWEHTLLVTENGVEILTLRSDDTIDRIIEH, encoded by the coding sequence ATGAGCGCTGTGATTAAGACCCCTGAAGAAATCGAGAAAATGCGTGTAGCCGGCCGTTTGGCTGCTGATGTGCTAGAAATGATCGAACCACATGTGGTACCAGGTATCACCACCGATGAGCTAAATACAATTTGTCATGATTATATTGTTAATGTGCAAGATGCTGTTCCTGCTCCTCTTAATTATCATGGTTTTCCAAAATCAATTTGTACCTCAGTAAATCATGTAATTTGTCACGGTATTCCGAATGACAAAGCATTAAAAGATGGTGATAGTGTTAATATTGACATCACTGTTATCAAAGATGGTTACCATGGTGACACATCAAAAATGTTTCATGTAGGCACGCCTAATATCCAAGGTAAACGTCTTGCAGAAGTCACTCAAGAAAGTCTTTACCTTGCCATTAAAATGGTAAAACCAGGTGTTCGCCTTGGTGATATTGGTGCAGCTATTCAAAAATATGCAGAGAGCTTTAACTACTCTATCGTACGTGAATACTGCGGCCATGGTATCGGTAGCGAGTTCCATGAAGAACCACAGGTAATGCATTACGGTAAAGCAGGCACTGGCGAAACATTAAAAGCAGGTATGTGTTTAACTATTGAGCCTATGGTAAATGCGGGCAAACGCCAATGTAAATTACTCAAAGACGACTGGACTGTGGTAACAAAAGACCGTAGTTTATCCGCTCAATGGGAACACACCTTACTAGTAACTGAAAATGGTGTTGAAATTTTAACACTACGATCAGATGATACAATCGATAGAATTATCGAGCACTAA
- the rpsB gene encoding 30S ribosomal protein S2 produces the protein MANVSMRDMLQAGVHFGHQARYWNPKMKPFIFGARNRVHIINLEQTVPMFNTALKFLSGAAANKGKVLFVGTKRAASEAVKEAALQSDQFFVNHRWLGGMLTNWKTVRQSIKRLKDLEAQSQDGTFEKLTKKEALMLTREMDKLEKSLGGIKNMGGLPDAIFVIDADHEHIAIREANNLGIPVVAIVDTNSNPDGVDYIVPGNDDAIRAINLYTSAVAAAITEGRESNIVAQAEKDDFVEAE, from the coding sequence ATGGCAAACGTTTCAATGCGCGATATGCTTCAAGCTGGTGTTCACTTTGGTCACCAAGCACGTTACTGGAACCCTAAGATGAAGCCTTTCATCTTCGGCGCACGTAACCGTGTACATATCATCAACCTTGAGCAAACTGTACCAATGTTCAACACTGCACTTAAGTTTTTATCTGGTGCTGCTGCAAACAAAGGTAAAGTTCTTTTCGTTGGTACTAAGCGCGCAGCAAGCGAAGCAGTAAAAGAAGCTGCTTTACAAAGCGATCAATTCTTCGTTAACCACCGTTGGTTAGGCGGCATGTTGACTAACTGGAAAACAGTTCGTCAATCAATCAAGCGTCTTAAAGACCTTGAAGCTCAAAGCCAAGACGGTACTTTCGAGAAGTTAACTAAGAAAGAAGCGTTAATGCTTACTCGTGAAATGGACAAGCTTGAAAAGAGCCTTGGTGGTATTAAAAACATGGGTGGCCTTCCAGACGCTATCTTTGTAATCGATGCTGACCACGAGCACATTGCTATCCGTGAAGCTAACAACCTAGGTATCCCAGTTGTTGCAATCGTTGATACTAACTCTAACCCAGACGGTGTTGATTACATCGTACCTGGTAACGATGATGCTATCCGTGCAATCAACCTTTACACTAGTGCTGTTGCAGCTGCGATCACTGAAGGCCGTGAGAGTAACATCGTTGCTCAAGCTGAAAAAGATGACTTCGTAGAAGCTGAGTAA
- a CDS encoding phosphatidate cytidylyltransferase, protein MLKQRILTSLVLAPLALALVFYTPLTLFSYFAGAIVLMGAWEWSAFMGLCDKLKRGAFVLLVAVLLGLLNLHWPIETLWQNGKLVGDANYLFTLSFSWWLVASYLVWRYPAMAKGWNEGLVMRGIAGLLTLIPLWLALNTLRSAQYTESTHYGSMLILVVLGIVWSADIGAYFTGKSFGKHKLMPKVSPNKTIEGLAGGVVAAVLFVLAFCFYTNVDTSVWPIYAVMTAFIALFSAVGDLLESMFKREAGLKDSGSCLPGHGGILDRIDSLTAAAPMFVICFAWTLSL, encoded by the coding sequence TTGTTAAAACAACGTATTTTAACCTCACTAGTGCTAGCGCCATTAGCACTGGCTTTGGTTTTTTACACCCCACTAACGTTATTTAGTTATTTTGCGGGTGCTATTGTATTAATGGGCGCATGGGAATGGTCTGCTTTTATGGGGCTATGCGATAAACTAAAGCGCGGTGCGTTTGTATTGTTAGTTGCGGTTTTACTAGGCTTACTTAATTTACATTGGCCGATAGAAACCCTATGGCAGAACGGCAAGCTTGTAGGTGATGCCAATTACTTATTTACCTTATCGTTTTCGTGGTGGCTGGTTGCAAGTTATTTAGTGTGGCGTTACCCCGCTATGGCTAAAGGCTGGAACGAAGGACTTGTAATGCGCGGTATTGCCGGTTTACTGACATTGATACCACTGTGGCTTGCGCTTAATACGCTTCGCAGTGCGCAATATACAGAATCAACACACTATGGTTCTATGCTGATTTTAGTGGTACTGGGTATTGTATGGAGTGCCGATATTGGCGCTTACTTTACCGGTAAAAGTTTCGGTAAACATAAGCTAATGCCTAAAGTTAGTCCAAATAAAACCATAGAAGGCCTCGCTGGTGGCGTGGTTGCTGCGGTGTTATTTGTATTGGCTTTTTGTTTTTACACCAATGTTGATACTTCTGTATGGCCTATTTATGCAGTAATGACAGCATTTATTGCTTTGTTCTCTGCGGTAGGTGATTTACTAGAGAGTATGTTTAAGCGCGAAGCGGGTCTTAAAGATAGCGGCAGTTGCCTACCTGGACACGGCGGTATTTTAGACCGTATTGATAGCTTAACTGCAGCAGCGCCGATGTTTGTTATTTGCTTTGCCTGGACACTTAGTTTATGA
- the ispC gene encoding 1-deoxy-D-xylulose-5-phosphate reductoisomerase has protein sequence MSAVQQLVILGATGSIGLSTLDVVARNQQQFKVFALAAGQNAKKMAELCLAHQPRYAVMASEQAAKQLCELLKGISKTQVMHGEKAMSELCAHVDVDTVMSAIVGAAGLLPTLSAVEAGKKVLLANKESLVMSGQLFIDKVKQHQATLLPIDSEHNAIFQCLPSALQNTQGQARLEQHGVSKILLTGSGGPFLNRDINTLASVSVSEAVAHPNWSMGQKISVDSATMMNKGLEFIEAKWLFNCDASDIDVVIHPQSIIHSMVQYQDGSILAQMGNPDMRTPIAHALAFPQRIDAGVKPLNFSDICDFSFTKPDFSRYPNLKLAIAACDAGQGATTTVNAANEIAVNAFLQGQISFTDIYKVNAQTLETAKFTNVQTLDEVLECDRLARISATQFITKVVH, from the coding sequence ATGAGTGCAGTGCAACAACTGGTTATTTTGGGTGCGACGGGGTCGATAGGTCTTAGCACGTTAGATGTTGTTGCAAGAAATCAACAGCAGTTCAAGGTGTTCGCATTAGCCGCTGGGCAAAATGCAAAAAAAATGGCTGAGTTGTGTCTTGCTCATCAACCTCGTTATGCTGTTATGGCTTCAGAGCAAGCCGCTAAGCAGCTTTGTGAACTTTTAAAAGGCATAAGTAAAACACAAGTAATGCATGGCGAGAAAGCTATGAGTGAGCTTTGTGCGCATGTTGATGTTGATACTGTGATGTCAGCAATTGTTGGTGCGGCTGGATTACTACCCACTTTGAGCGCAGTCGAAGCGGGTAAAAAAGTGTTGCTGGCAAACAAAGAGTCATTGGTGATGTCGGGTCAGTTGTTTATTGATAAAGTGAAACAACACCAAGCAACTTTATTACCCATCGACAGCGAACACAATGCCATTTTTCAGTGTTTACCTAGTGCGTTACAAAACACCCAAGGACAAGCACGGCTTGAGCAGCATGGTGTTAGTAAAATTTTATTAACTGGTTCTGGAGGGCCGTTTTTAAACCGTGACATTAATACGCTTGCTAGTGTTAGCGTCAGTGAAGCGGTTGCTCACCCTAATTGGTCAATGGGACAAAAAATATCGGTAGATTCAGCCACGATGATGAACAAAGGTTTAGAGTTTATTGAGGCTAAATGGTTATTTAACTGTGATGCCAGCGATATTGATGTGGTGATCCACCCACAAAGTATTATCCACTCTATGGTGCAATACCAAGATGGCTCTATTTTAGCGCAAATGGGAAATCCCGATATGCGCACCCCAATAGCGCATGCGCTTGCTTTTCCACAGCGAATTGATGCGGGAGTTAAACCGCTAAACTTTTCTGATATTTGTGATTTTTCGTTCACCAAACCTGATTTCTCGCGTTACCCTAATTTAAAATTGGCAATTGCTGCGTGTGATGCGGGACAGGGGGCAACAACTACGGTGAATGCTGCCAATGAAATAGCTGTAAATGCATTTTTACAAGGTCAAATTAGTTTTACTGATATTTATAAAGTGAATGCGCAAACGTTAGAGACTGCAAAGTTTACTAATGTGCAAACTCTAGATGAAGTTTTAGAGTGTGATCGTTTAGCACGCATAAGCGCAACGCAGTTTATAACAAAAGTGGTGCATTAA
- the dapD gene encoding 2,3,4,5-tetrahydropyridine-2,6-dicarboxylate N-succinyltransferase, translating into MSDLKTMIENAWDNRDSISPATVSSDVKQAIIDALELLDSGAARVAEKISGEWVVHQWLKKAVLLSFRIRDNQPMNDGVNQFYDKVPLKFSDYTPEQFQQGGMRVVPNAVARKGSFVGKNVVLMPSYVNIGAYVDEGTMVDTWATVGSCAQIGKNVHLSGGVGIGGVLEPLQANPTIIEDNCFIGARSEIVEGVIVEEGAVISMGVYISQSTRIYDRETGEIHYGRVPAGAVVVPGALPSKDGTHSLYAAIIVKKVDQQTREKVGINALLRSIDD; encoded by the coding sequence ATGTCAGATTTAAAAACCATGATTGAAAATGCGTGGGATAACCGCGACAGTATTAGCCCAGCAACCGTATCAAGCGATGTTAAACAAGCAATTATTGATGCACTTGAGCTACTAGATAGTGGCGCAGCGCGTGTTGCAGAAAAAATTTCTGGCGAATGGGTTGTTCATCAATGGCTTAAAAAAGCCGTGTTACTGTCGTTTCGTATTCGCGACAACCAACCAATGAACGACGGCGTAAACCAGTTTTACGACAAAGTACCGCTTAAATTTAGCGACTATACACCGGAGCAGTTTCAGCAAGGCGGTATGCGTGTGGTACCAAACGCCGTAGCGCGTAAAGGCAGTTTTGTAGGGAAAAATGTTGTACTAATGCCATCGTATGTAAACATTGGTGCTTACGTTGATGAGGGCACTATGGTTGATACATGGGCCACTGTAGGTTCATGTGCTCAAATTGGTAAGAATGTACACTTATCAGGTGGCGTAGGCATAGGTGGCGTTTTAGAGCCTCTACAAGCAAATCCTACCATCATTGAAGACAACTGCTTTATTGGCGCACGTTCAGAAATTGTTGAAGGCGTTATTGTTGAAGAAGGTGCGGTTATTTCAATGGGTGTTTACATTAGCCAAAGTACCCGTATTTACGACCGTGAAACCGGTGAAATTCATTATGGTCGCGTACCTGCTGGTGCTGTCGTGGTTCCAGGTGCTCTGCCTTCAAAAGATGGCACTCATAGTTTATACGCTGCGATTATTGTGAAAAAAGTTGATCAACAAACACGCGAAAAAGTAGGCATTAACGCCCTACTTCGCTCAATTGATGATTAA
- a CDS encoding isoprenyl transferase — protein MEYTKFMVLDADTISQQCLPKHVAIIMDGNGRWAQARNRPRVYGHKKGVDAVRQSVQFCTKLGIQSLTLFAFSSENWRRPEDEVNTLMELFLFVLSKEVKKLHKNNVKLTIIGDLSRFSESLRAKVHTAQELTANNTGLHLNVAANYGGRWDMTHAAKLVALQVANGEIDPADITEEHIAQHMSMADQAQPDLLIRTGGDVRISNFLLWQAAYAELYFTNTLWPDFNEAAFAEAIACYVARERRFGCTGEQIKQLLAQT, from the coding sequence ATGGAATACACAAAATTTATGGTTCTAGACGCTGATACAATTTCACAGCAATGTTTGCCTAAACATGTTGCTATCATCATGGATGGGAACGGGCGTTGGGCACAAGCTAGAAATAGGCCTCGTGTATATGGGCATAAAAAGGGCGTGGATGCAGTTCGTCAATCTGTGCAGTTTTGTACTAAATTAGGGATACAATCGTTGACCTTATTTGCTTTTAGTAGTGAAAACTGGCGCCGCCCTGAAGACGAAGTAAATACATTAATGGAGCTTTTTTTATTTGTACTAAGTAAAGAAGTTAAAAAGCTGCATAAAAATAACGTAAAACTAACCATCATTGGAGATTTATCTCGATTCTCTGAAAGCTTGCGCGCGAAAGTACATACTGCACAAGAACTAACAGCGAATAATACCGGCCTGCACTTAAATGTAGCGGCAAATTACGGTGGTCGCTGGGATATGACCCATGCTGCTAAGCTGGTTGCTTTACAAGTAGCAAATGGGGAAATTGATCCCGCAGACATTACAGAAGAACATATTGCACAGCATATGAGTATGGCAGATCAGGCACAGCCTGATTTACTGATCCGTACTGGTGGCGATGTCAGAATTAGTAATTTTTTACTTTGGCAGGCAGCCTACGCTGAACTTTATTTTACCAATACACTTTGGCCTGACTTTAACGAAGCTGCTTTTGCAGAGGCCATTGCATGTTACGTTGCCAGAGAGCGACGTTTTGGTTGCACGGGCGAACAAATAAAACAATTACTCGCTCAAACCTAA
- the pyrH gene encoding UMP kinase produces the protein MTINRKPIFRRVLLKLSGEALMGDEGFGIDPKVLDRMAQEIKELVELDVEVGLVIGGGNFLRGGSLAEAGMNRVVGDHMGMLATVMNGLAMRDALHRAFVNCRLMSAIPLNGVCDAYNWAEAISLLKTGRVVIFAAGTGNPFFTTDSAACLRGIEIEADTVIKATKVDGVFSDDPVKNPEATLYRHLSYNEIIDKELKVMDLAAFTLARDHNMPLSVFNMNKSGALKRVIMGEEEGTLISSQASDEVSN, from the coding sequence ATGACTATCAATCGCAAACCTATTTTTAGACGTGTTCTTCTCAAATTAAGTGGTGAAGCTTTAATGGGAGACGAAGGCTTCGGCATCGACCCAAAAGTTTTAGATCGTATGGCACAAGAAATTAAAGAGCTTGTAGAACTCGACGTAGAAGTGGGTTTGGTTATTGGTGGCGGTAACTTTTTACGCGGTGGCTCATTAGCCGAAGCGGGCATGAATCGTGTTGTTGGTGACCACATGGGGATGCTTGCAACCGTAATGAACGGCCTAGCTATGCGTGATGCGCTACACCGTGCGTTTGTAAATTGTCGCTTAATGTCAGCTATCCCATTAAATGGCGTATGTGATGCGTATAACTGGGCTGAAGCAATTAGCTTGTTAAAAACAGGTCGCGTTGTTATTTTTGCCGCTGGTACAGGTAACCCGTTCTTCACTACTGACTCTGCGGCGTGTTTACGCGGCATCGAGATTGAAGCTGATACGGTAATTAAAGCGACTAAAGTAGATGGTGTATTTAGTGATGATCCGGTGAAAAACCCTGAAGCGACACTTTACCGTCACTTAAGCTACAATGAAATTATTGATAAAGAATTAAAAGTAATGGATTTAGCGGCATTCACTCTTGCTCGCGACCATAATATGCCATTGAGCGTATTTAATATGAATAAATCAGGCGCATTAAAGCGCGTAATAATGGGTGAAGAAGAAGGAACCCTTATTTCTTCACAAGCCTCAGATGAAGTTAGTAACTAG
- the frr gene encoding ribosome recycling factor, with the protein MQKSVAALGSQLSKIRTGRAHPAILDGIMVSYYGAPTPLNQVANVTIEDSRTLAIGVFDKSLAQAVEKAIMASDLGLNPMSAGTVIRVPLPPLTEERRKDLIKIVRGEVEGGRVAIRNIRRDANGDIKNLLKDKDISEDEARQGEDAIQKITDKFIKEMDTQLTAKEAELMEI; encoded by the coding sequence ATGCAAAAAAGTGTAGCAGCACTTGGTAGTCAATTATCTAAAATTCGTACTGGCCGTGCTCATCCTGCAATTTTAGACGGCATCATGGTGTCGTACTACGGCGCACCAACGCCTCTAAACCAAGTTGCAAATGTAACTATTGAAGATTCACGTACACTGGCTATTGGTGTATTTGATAAATCTTTAGCTCAGGCAGTTGAGAAAGCGATTATGGCTTCTGACCTTGGTTTAAACCCAATGTCTGCAGGCACGGTTATTCGTGTACCACTTCCTCCATTAACTGAAGAGCGTCGTAAAGATTTAATTAAAATCGTGCGTGGCGAAGTAGAAGGCGGACGTGTTGCTATTCGTAATATTCGCCGTGATGCAAATGGCGATATTAAAAACTTATTAAAAGATAAAGACATCTCTGAAGACGAAGCACGTCAAGGTGAAGATGCAATTCAAAAAATCACTGATAAGTTCATTAAAGAAATGGATACACAACTAACAGCAAAAGAAGCTGAGTTGATGGAAATTTAA
- the tsf gene encoding translation elongation factor Ts: MAVTTALVKELRERTGAGMMDCKKALTETDGDIELAIENMRKSGAAKAAKKAGNIAAEGTIIIKQNAGVAVLVEVNCQTDFVAKDASFLAFANKVADAAIADTTSIEDLQAKFEEDRVELVTKIGENINVRRLQYITGEQLVEYRHGERIGVVVAGVADEETLKHVAMHVAASNPDYLTPDDVPADVVEKEKQVQIDIAMNEGKPAEIAEKMVVGRMKKFTGEVSLTGQAFIMEPKKSVGEILKEKNATVTGFVRMEVGAGIEKKEEDFAAEVAAQIAAAKGQ; this comes from the coding sequence ATGGCTGTAACTACTGCCCTAGTTAAAGAATTACGCGAGCGTACTGGCGCTGGCATGATGGATTGTAAAAAAGCGTTAACTGAGACTGATGGTGACATCGAGTTAGCGATTGAGAACATGCGTAAGAGCGGTGCTGCAAAGGCTGCTAAAAAAGCAGGTAACATTGCTGCTGAAGGTACTATCATCATCAAGCAAAACGCGGGTGTTGCAGTACTTGTAGAAGTTAACTGTCAAACTGACTTCGTTGCTAAAGATGCAAGCTTCCTAGCATTTGCTAACAAAGTTGCAGATGCTGCTATCGCTGACACTACATCTATCGAAGACTTACAAGCTAAGTTCGAAGAAGACCGTGTTGAGCTAGTAACTAAAATTGGTGAAAACATCAATGTACGTCGTCTTCAGTACATCACTGGCGAGCAACTAGTTGAGTACCGTCATGGCGAGCGTATTGGTGTTGTTGTTGCGGGTGTTGCTGATGAAGAAACACTTAAGCATGTTGCAATGCACGTTGCTGCTTCAAACCCAGATTACCTAACTCCAGATGACGTACCTGCTGATGTTGTTGAAAAAGAAAAGCAAGTACAAATCGACATCGCGATGAACGAAGGCAAGCCTGCTGAAATCGCTGAGAAAATGGTTGTTGGTCGTATGAAGAAGTTTACTGGTGAGGTTTCTCTTACTGGTCAAGCTTTCATCATGGAACCGAAAAAATCTGTTGGCGAAATTCTTAAAGAGAAAAACGCAACAGTTACTGGCTTTGTACGTATGGAAGTTGGTGCAGGTATCGAGAAGAAAGAAGAAGATTTTGCTGCTGAAGTTGCTGCTCAAATTGCAGCTGCTAAAGGTCAGTAA
- the glnD gene encoding [protein-PII] uridylyltransferase translates to MALPNKVKKLLNDAEQLSDYRDCSAYFYKWLHNEFSKQPVGKLINARAEFIDRLLIKLFQVYDLAHEPDLALIAVGGYGRGELHPYSDIDFLLLVTKQPNDDICEKIGQFVTMLWDLNLEIGHSVRTIEQAIEQKREDVTFATSLLESRLIFGNHIEFEKLKNHIIETPVWGSGEFFVAKVQEQNLRHRKCHGTAYNLEPNIKENPGGLRDLQTIIWVAKKHFRAETLQELINHGYLTHEEYQELLECLENLWNIRFALHLAAERSENRLLFDHQPQAAEILGFGSDGKASVERMMKRLFRIMSRVRELNQMLLSYFEQSISPDSSQATVEELDLNFERVGHQIRVKSPSVFFRRDQLFVLFEHIADHPEITHIYPSTIRTIRQVRRRLLGDLQDYAACREAFLRIIKHPNGMGRAFTLMHKHGMIAAYLPQWRNIFGQMQFDLFHAYTVDEHTHKLINNIYQYFDKTGVSEFPICSEIVTRMDKPELLYLAGIFHDIAKGRGGDHSELGAVDAIAFSKLHGFASSDGKLISWLVSNHLLMSVTAQRKDINDPDVIKDFASRVKTERQLDYLYCLTVADIRATNDNLWNDWKNTLLRELYLHTQRALRLGLENPMDQRDQIRDKKHQAKQRLINLHYHEEQIDLTWSRFKANYFTAFSEQQISWHTEHLLKCTDLSLPSVIVSNKAMHGGTQVFAYSPYSGGLFARLVSVIGSKKAQIQHAQVLTTKDGYVLFNFVILEVSGDPIASSRAQSIKRGLEQALNDPRKKIRFKKSRSQRFKDFNIKPKIVLRPHPRKDRSLIEIQAVDIPGLLTKIAEVFQAYLLHIHAARITTVGERAEDFFVVSNNEYQALTDEEQAKIHQALRKKLNAEIE, encoded by the coding sequence GTGGCATTACCTAACAAAGTAAAAAAGTTGCTCAATGATGCTGAGCAATTAAGCGATTACCGCGATTGCTCCGCCTATTTCTATAAATGGTTGCATAATGAATTCTCAAAACAACCGGTTGGTAAATTAATTAATGCCCGTGCAGAATTTATTGATCGACTGCTGATCAAACTTTTCCAAGTTTATGATTTAGCTCACGAACCAGATCTCGCTTTGATAGCAGTAGGTGGTTATGGTCGTGGCGAGCTACACCCCTACTCTGATATAGATTTTTTATTACTTGTTACGAAACAGCCTAATGATGATATTTGCGAAAAAATCGGTCAGTTTGTCACTATGTTGTGGGATCTTAATCTCGAGATAGGCCACAGTGTTCGTACTATTGAACAAGCCATAGAACAAAAACGTGAAGACGTTACCTTTGCCACCAGCTTATTAGAAAGCCGTCTTATTTTTGGCAATCATATTGAGTTTGAAAAACTCAAAAACCATATTATTGAAACACCGGTTTGGGGCTCAGGTGAATTTTTTGTCGCAAAAGTACAAGAACAAAATTTGCGTCACAGAAAGTGCCACGGCACAGCCTATAATTTAGAACCAAATATAAAAGAAAACCCAGGGGGTCTGCGCGACCTGCAAACTATTATTTGGGTGGCTAAAAAGCACTTTAGAGCCGAAACTCTGCAAGAGCTAATTAATCACGGCTACCTGACTCACGAGGAATATCAAGAGCTGTTAGAGTGTCTTGAGAATTTATGGAATATTCGTTTTGCGTTACATTTAGCTGCAGAACGTTCAGAAAACCGTTTATTGTTTGATCACCAACCCCAAGCTGCAGAAATTTTGGGCTTTGGTAGCGATGGTAAGGCCTCGGTTGAGCGCATGATGAAACGCTTATTCAGAATTATGAGCCGAGTACGTGAGCTCAACCAGATGTTGCTTTCGTACTTTGAGCAAAGTATTTCGCCAGACAGTAGTCAAGCGACTGTTGAAGAACTCGATCTCAACTTTGAGCGCGTTGGCCATCAAATTCGAGTAAAAAGCCCATCAGTATTCTTTAGGCGCGATCAACTTTTTGTATTGTTTGAGCATATTGCTGACCACCCAGAAATCACCCATATATACCCGAGCACTATTCGCACTATTCGCCAAGTTCGTCGTCGTTTATTGGGCGACCTACAAGACTACGCGGCCTGCCGGGAAGCTTTTCTACGAATCATAAAGCATCCTAATGGTATGGGGCGTGCTTTTACGCTGATGCACAAACACGGCATGATTGCCGCTTATTTGCCGCAGTGGCGAAATATTTTTGGCCAAATGCAGTTTGATTTGTTTCATGCCTACACGGTTGATGAACATACCCATAAGCTAATCAATAATATTTATCAGTATTTTGATAAAACTGGGGTTAGCGAATTCCCAATTTGTAGCGAAATTGTCACGCGTATGGATAAACCGGAGCTACTGTATTTAGCCGGTATTTTCCACGACATTGCCAAGGGTCGTGGGGGGGATCACTCTGAGCTGGGTGCTGTTGACGCCATTGCTTTTTCTAAATTGCATGGCTTTGCATCATCCGATGGTAAGTTAATTTCTTGGCTTGTTAGCAATCACTTACTTATGTCAGTTACGGCGCAGCGTAAAGATATAAACGACCCAGATGTAATAAAAGATTTCGCATCGCGAGTAAAAACAGAGCGTCAACTCGATTACCTCTATTGTTTAACGGTCGCCGATATACGCGCTACCAATGACAACTTATGGAATGACTGGAAAAACACGCTACTTCGTGAGCTGTACTTACATACACAACGAGCTTTGCGTCTTGGGCTTGAAAATCCAATGGATCAACGCGACCAAATTCGAGATAAGAAGCATCAAGCTAAGCAACGCCTGATTAATTTGCATTATCACGAGGAACAAATTGACTTAACTTGGAGTCGTTTTAAAGCGAATTACTTTACCGCCTTTAGTGAGCAACAAATTTCGTGGCATACAGAGCATTTACTAAAATGCACTGACTTGAGCCTACCTAGTGTTATTGTCTCGAATAAAGCAATGCATGGCGGTACTCAAGTATTTGCATACAGCCCTTACTCAGGTGGACTATTTGCTCGATTAGTCAGTGTTATTGGCTCTAAAAAAGCACAAATTCAACACGCCCAAGTACTGACCACCAAAGATGGCTACGTACTATTTAACTTTGTTATTTTAGAAGTTAGCGGTGACCCAATTGCCAGTAGCCGTGCACAATCGATTAAACGCGGATTAGAGCAAGCATTGAATGATCCGCGAAAAAAAATACGCTTTAAAAAGAGCCGCTCACAACGCTTTAAAGACTTTAATATTAAACCTAAAATTGTACTACGCCCGCATCCTCGTAAGGATCGTAGTTTAATAGAAATTCAAGCGGTTGATATACCTGGACTATTAACTAAAATAGCCGAGGTTTTTCAAGCTTACTTACTCCACATACATGCCGCACGCATTACCACGGTAGGCGAGCGCGCAGAAGATTTCTTTGTGGTATCTAATAACGAATATCAAGCGCTGACTGATGAAGAGCAAGCAAAAATTCATCAGGCATTACGTAAAAAACTCAACGCCGAAATTGAATAA